From a single Trachemys scripta elegans isolate TJP31775 chromosome 17, CAS_Tse_1.0, whole genome shotgun sequence genomic region:
- the LOC117889524 gene encoding E3 ubiquitin-protein ligase TRIM23-like: MALAPADVLLDVCARECGICYEAYKAASKWRVPKLLLCHHSLCFSCLRKLVCQAQAISFVVCPFCRMVTLVPEQGLQALQNDEDILREASAQCSLRSPGVLAGASSAPGKEEKEKEEEEEAAPSTLEYSTSDSSLSLDMEFNYVTHSSIFTISSVVSPYGLAVPGSSRAWSGLHMQEVQNAFLVGLPGRAASADAQPPISSVENLRLCFAMGILILIISVFFLLVFLK; encoded by the coding sequence ATGGCGCTGGCTCCGGCTGATGTCCTGCTGGACGTGTGCGCCAGGGAGTGTGGGATTTGCTACGAGGCCTACAAAGCGGCTTCCAAGTGGCGGGTGCCCAAGCTGCTGCTGTGCCACCACTCACTGTGCTTCTCTTGCCTCAGGAAGCTGGTCTGCCAGGCCCAGGCCATCTCCTTTGTGGTCTGCCCCTTCTGCAGGATGGTGACCCTGGTGCCcgagcaggggctgcaggcccTGCAGAACGACGAGGACATTCTGCGGGAGGCATCGGCCCAGTGCAGCCTGCGCAGCCCCGGGGTCCTGGCGGGGGCCAGCTCGGccccagggaaggaggagaaggagaaggaggaagaggaagaggcggCCCCCAGCACCTTGGAGTACTCCACAAGcgattcctctctctccctggacaTGGAGTTTAACTACGTGACCCATTCATCCATCTTTACTATAAGCAGCGTGGTCTCCCCGTACGGCTTGGCGGTGCCGGGCAGCTCCAGGGCCTGGAGCGGGCTCCACATGCAGGAGGTGCAGAACGCCTTCTTGGTGGGGCTCCCAGGCCGAGCAGCGTCTGCAGATGCTCAACCACCCATCTCCTCAGTGGAGAATCTGCGCCTGTGCTTCGCCATGGGCATCCTCATCCTCATCATCTCTGTCTTCTTCCTGCTGGTGTTCCTGAAGTAG